AAAGTATTACAAATATTGGAATGTAATTAAGTAAGGCAATAATGCTATTCATCATCCAAATAGCAAACTGGGTCAAATATGGAATGGAACTAATATTTTCACTTGGGAATAGTGAAACTATAGAATATTTAAGCCAAGCTAGTATTGGCCAAGTAATATTTGTAAGATCATATCCATATACTATAGAAAATTTGTACAAAGTAAAAATAATAAGTCCTAAAATAGGTAGGGCTAAAAACTTATTTAATATTATAGTATCAATTTTTTCACTTATTGTTTTTTCTTTAGTTTTATTTACTGTTGTACAGGTTTTAACCAATTCATCTGCTTTTTCATATCTTATTTTTACTATATATTGTTCAACACTTATTTTATATATCTCTTGGAACTCTTTTTTATATTTTTCAACAATTTCAAATATCTCTTCATAGTTATAATCATTTTTTTTAACAAAAGATTTGATTTCTTCATCATTTTCAAAAAGTTTAACAGATATAAAGTGTTTCGATAACTCGAAAGAATCTGCTGTTAACTGTGTTTTTAATTTATCAATATAAGGTTGTAGATTTTTATAAAATAAAGCAGTGGATACATGAGAAATCAAGTCATTATTTACTTCAATTATAGAATCTTTTAATTCTTTTAATCCTTGTTTTTTAGAAGCTACTGTTTGAACAACTTTTGCATTTATTGATTTTTCTAATGCCTTAAAGTTAATCTCTTGACCATTTTGTTTTGCAATATCTAACATATTAAATGCAATAATCATAGGTTTTTGCATATCAAAAAGCTGCATAGTTAAATACAAATTTCTTCTTAAGTTTGATGCATCAATTGTATTTATTATTATGTTAGTTTCTTTATTTAAAATATAACTTCTTGTGATTTTTTCTTCTTCTGAATATGAAGAGAAAGAGTAAGTTCCTGGTAAATCAATTATATTATATTTTGAGTTTTCATAAATATATGAGCCTTCTTTTTTATCAACAGTTACCCCAGGATAATTTGCAATGTGTTGTTTAATATTTGTTAGCATGTTAAAAATAGTAGACTTCCCACAATTAGGTTGTCCAACAAGAGCTAAATTTATACTATTATTCATAACTAACCTTAACAGCCTTAGCTTCATTTACTCGCAATGTAATATGATAAGATAATAGTTCTACTTCAATTGGGTCTTTTAAAGGAGAGTGTCTAATAAGTTTAATTGAAGTTCCTTCTATAAACCCCATGTCAAAAAGTTTTTGTAATAATATTCCTGAGGCAGTAATCTCTTTGATTATTGCAGGTTTGTATGGGATTATTTCATCTAGGGTCATTTGCCACCTTTTTTAATATGTTAATAGTAAGTATTAATATTATAATAAAAAAAGATGGCTAAAATATGTCCGTTTTTTATTAATCATATTTTGTAACCTAATTGTTTGATAATTTTTTTAGCTCTTAATTTTTCAAACTTATTTGATAGAGCTTTTTTCAAATATTTTTTTGAGAACTCTTCTTTTTCTAATTCATAATAAGAAAGAGCCAACAAGATATTTTTTTGACCTTCATATTTTGTATTTTTTTTAAATTTTAAATTTTCTAAGGTGGAGATTACTTTTTTATAATTTGATTTATTGTAATAAATATTTCCTAGTAAAATTTCATAATATTCATCTTTAGCATTTACATTTGTAGTTAGAAGTTTTATAGCACGTTTTATATTTTTGGCATTTAGATGTGCATTAACTAAAGTTTTGAAATTTAATTTATCATCTTTTAAAATACCTTTTTTTATTCCATCTTCAATTAAAAGTGCAGCTTTATTATAGAGTTCATTTTGTAACAACATATTTATAAAATATTGTATATTGTTCTTATGATTAATCAACCCTTTGTCATAGGCTAATTCTAAAGTAGAAAGCATTTGTTTTTGGCCATTTGTATTTTGATAAATCAAAACTAACTGCATCCAGTACTCTTCTTTTGATTCAAAAGTATTAATCATATATTTAATAATCTCAATAGCTTTAGGATATTGTTTTAACTCAAAATAA
This portion of the Arcobacter nitrofigilis DSM 7299 genome encodes:
- a CDS encoding tetratricopeptide repeat protein; this translates as MKKIILILTLLVLSTFAKETLSNSAFNKLQEAEKFIEKKEYKQASNILKPLLKDTNNITTSYALQSFASIYLEQNKYKKAISNYEKILKLDAFKTNEINRVKYVLSQLYLSETLYKKSIKYSLELLKSKDTNKELIYQNLTLAYYYTEEYKQSIIYDEKVIENKKRLLDEYLQTPKEKQKNKTKPNLETWYKILYSSYFELKQYPKAIEIIKYMINTFESKEEYWMQLVLIYQNTNGQKQMLSTLELAYDKGLINHKNNIQYFINMLLQNELYNKAALLIEDGIKKGILKDDKLNFKTLVNAHLNAKNIKRAIKLLTTNVNAKDEYYEILLGNIYYNKSNYKKVISTLENLKFKKNTKYEGQKNILLALSYYELEKEEFSKKYLKKALSNKFEKLRAKKIIKQLGYKI
- a CDS encoding FeoA family protein, with amino-acid sequence MTLDEIIPYKPAIIKEITASGILLQKLFDMGFIEGTSIKLIRHSPLKDPIEVELLSYHITLRVNEAKAVKVSYE